One Corynebacterium uterequi DNA segment encodes these proteins:
- a CDS encoding P-loop NTPase family protein, translating to MDLATLGERELEALRLAKIGYVFQQPQLLEELSLMDNATLPARWTGRQVKLDERFEQLRIARVADAYPAAASGG from the coding sequence GTGGATCTTGCCACCCTGGGAGAGCGCGAGCTGGAGGCGCTGCGGCTAGCGAAGATTGGCTATGTGTTCCAGCAACCGCAGCTGCTGGAGGAGCTGTCGCTCATGGACAACGCCACGCTGCCGGCTCGATGGACCGGCCGCCAGGTTAAACTCGATGAGCGCTTTGAGCAGCTGAGGATCGCGCGGGTGGCCGACGCCTATCCTGCGGCTGCCAGCGGCGGATAG
- a CDS encoding P-loop NTPase family protein: MALFADEPTGALDSANARAVIEVLSGLHARGLTIVMVTHDETVAAAAGRIIRMRDGRLEH, encoded by the coding sequence GTGGCGCTTTTCGCCGATGAACCGACCGGGGCATTGGATTCCGCGAACGCTCGGGCGGTGATCGAGGTGTTGAGTGGCTTGCACGCTCGAGGGCTGACCATCGTCATGGTCACGCACGATGAGACGGTGGCGGCTGCTGCCGGAAGGATCATCCGGATGCGCGACGGCCGGCTTGAGCACTAG
- a CDS encoding NADH-quinone oxidoreductase subunit A, with protein MTAYYIPILCLLVLAAAFVAVMIVASIIIGPHSFSKAKLDVYECGVEAVDRPAAGGKMSLKYFTIAMMFIIFDVETIFLFPWAVSFDSMGWFIVVEMVLFVLTLLVAYVYVWRRGGLTWE; from the coding sequence ATGACTGCGTACTACATCCCGATTCTGTGCCTGTTGGTTCTGGCCGCGGCGTTCGTCGCGGTGATGATCGTCGCCAGCATCATCATCGGCCCGCATTCGTTTTCCAAGGCGAAGCTCGACGTCTATGAGTGCGGCGTGGAGGCCGTGGATCGGCCGGCGGCCGGCGGAAAGATGAGCTTGAAGTACTTCACCATCGCGATGATGTTCATCATCTTCGATGTGGAGACTATCTTCCTCTTTCCCTGGGCGGTGAGCTTCGACTCGATGGGGTGGTTCATCGTCGTGGAGATGGTCCTGTTCGTGCTGACCCTGCTGGTCGCCTACGTCTACGTGTGGCGTCGCGGTGGATTGACCTGGGAATAA
- a CDS encoding NADH-quinone oxidoreductase subunit B, translating into MGIEDKLQGGFITTTTESLFGLAREWSLWPATFGLACCAFEMMSYAGPRYDASRWGQEVFRASPRQADLMIISGRVSQKMAPVMRRVYDQMPNPKWVISMGACASSGGVFNNYALVQGADHIVPVDIYVPGCPPRPEMLIDAAFKLRAMIAKQTKVGADVLVDEQAKEAAALAGEPRFAPKKLLKIRPV; encoded by the coding sequence ATGGGTATCGAAGACAAACTCCAAGGCGGCTTCATCACCACCACCACCGAGTCGCTGTTCGGCCTCGCCCGCGAGTGGTCGCTGTGGCCGGCCACCTTCGGCCTGGCGTGCTGCGCCTTCGAGATGATGAGCTACGCGGGGCCGCGCTACGACGCCTCCCGGTGGGGCCAGGAGGTGTTCCGCGCTTCCCCGCGTCAGGCTGACCTGATGATAATCTCCGGCCGCGTCTCACAGAAGATGGCGCCGGTCATGCGCCGAGTGTATGACCAGATGCCGAACCCCAAGTGGGTCATCTCCATGGGAGCGTGTGCCTCCTCGGGTGGCGTGTTCAACAACTACGCGCTGGTCCAGGGTGCTGACCACATCGTGCCGGTGGACATCTACGTCCCGGGCTGCCCGCCCCGGCCGGAGATGCTCATCGACGCGGCGTTCAAGCTGCGCGCGATGATCGCTAAGCAGACCAAGGTCGGCGCCGACGTCCTCGTCGACGAACAGGCCAAGGAAGCCGCTGCCCTGGCCGGCGAGCCGCGCTTCGCGCCGAAGAAACTCCTCAAGATTCG